The following are encoded together in the Streptomyces rapamycinicus NRRL 5491 genome:
- a CDS encoding type II secretion system F family protein, producing MTVLILLSAGVGAGLWALWVWLIPPRPPLDALVTRLRTEPDPPPIVVRTGDGGWAQRLGRPFVEVMRILGLPQSALSRDLAITERSAEVHLAEKAALALTGLLLPTVIELLLALGDRPLPWTMPLAGALALAVGGFLLPDAMVRSEAAKRRTAFRHALGAFLNLVHLLLAGGSGVDGALTDAAGAGHGWAFQQLSRALDLARLTRTSPWQTLGQLGDELEINELSELAAALSLAGTEGAKVRASLAAKAAALRHQGGSDAEAAANAATERMTLPAALMAVGFIVFVFYPALTNVTSSL from the coding sequence GGTTGTGGGCACTGTGGGTGTGGCTCATCCCGCCCCGCCCGCCCCTGGACGCACTCGTCACCCGCCTGCGTACCGAACCCGACCCGCCCCCGATCGTCGTCCGTACCGGTGACGGCGGGTGGGCACAGCGCTTGGGGCGCCCCTTCGTCGAGGTCATGCGAATTCTGGGACTGCCCCAGAGCGCACTCAGCAGGGATCTCGCGATCACCGAGCGCTCGGCCGAGGTCCACCTCGCCGAAAAGGCGGCCCTGGCGCTGACCGGCCTGCTGCTGCCCACGGTGATCGAGCTGCTGCTGGCCCTCGGCGACCGTCCACTGCCGTGGACGATGCCTCTGGCCGGGGCGCTGGCATTGGCGGTGGGGGGCTTCCTCCTGCCGGACGCCATGGTGCGCTCCGAAGCCGCCAAACGCAGGACTGCGTTCCGCCACGCGCTCGGAGCCTTCCTGAACCTCGTCCACCTCCTGCTCGCCGGCGGCTCCGGCGTCGACGGAGCGCTCACCGACGCAGCCGGGGCAGGACACGGCTGGGCCTTCCAACAGCTGAGCCGCGCACTGGACCTCGCCCGACTCACCCGCACCTCCCCCTGGCAGACCCTGGGACAACTCGGCGACGAACTGGAGATCAACGAGCTGTCCGAACTCGCCGCCGCACTCTCCCTGGCCGGCACCGAAGGAGCCAAGGTCCGGGCCTCACTCGCCGCCAAAGCCGCCGCGCTACGCCACCAAGGAGGCAGTGATGCCGAGGCCGCGGCGAACGCGGCCACCGAACGGATGACGCTGCCGGCGGCGCTCATGGCGGTCGGCTTCATCGTCTTCGTTTTCTACCCCGCCCTGACCAACGTCACCAGCTCGCTGTGA
- a CDS encoding TadE/TadG family type IV pilus assembly protein produces MTTEIVLVLPLLFTLVLVIGQVTVWAYATHMAQATASHALSATRVEDGTAQSGRTDAQHVLDQLGRGPLRSVKVRVTRDADSASVRVEGTATSVVPFLHLPVHAESAGPLERFQPGDQAAP; encoded by the coding sequence GTGACTACCGAGATCGTGCTCGTCCTCCCGCTGTTATTCACCCTTGTCTTGGTGATCGGGCAGGTCACCGTGTGGGCGTACGCCACCCACATGGCGCAGGCCACCGCCTCGCATGCCCTGTCCGCCACCCGCGTGGAAGACGGCACCGCCCAGTCCGGCAGAACCGACGCCCAACACGTCCTGGACCAGCTCGGCCGCGGTCCGCTGCGCAGCGTCAAGGTCAGGGTGACCCGGGACGCCGACAGTGCCTCGGTGCGCGTGGAGGGAACCGCAACAAGTGTCGTGCCCTTCCTGCATCTGCCGGTTCACGCGGAATCGGCCGGGCCGTTGGAGAGGTTCCAGCCCGGCGACCAGGCCGCGCCATGA
- a CDS encoding TadE/TadG family type IV pilus assembly protein, with protein sequence MNHPFVRCPSSQHRRGLIAAHHGDRGSATAELVLLIPVLLLAVWFLVYCSRLPDARLRLEDVAHQATRAASQARSPATATRQARSTAAAALDQAGITCQPLAVNTRGNLQPGSTVTVTVACTVDLHDLALLQLPGTTVLQARFTAPVDVYRGRTARGTSETSPHSVQESP encoded by the coding sequence ATGAACCACCCCTTCGTACGTTGCCCTTCGTCACAGCACCGGCGTGGACTGATTGCCGCCCACCATGGAGACCGGGGATCAGCCACAGCCGAGCTCGTCCTGCTCATCCCGGTCCTGCTCCTGGCAGTGTGGTTCCTCGTCTACTGCTCGCGGCTACCCGACGCACGCCTGCGCCTTGAGGACGTGGCTCACCAAGCCACCCGCGCCGCAAGCCAGGCGCGCAGTCCGGCCACCGCCACCCGCCAGGCCCGCTCCACAGCCGCTGCGGCACTGGACCAGGCCGGGATCACCTGTCAGCCCCTCGCTGTGAACACCCGCGGCAATCTGCAACCCGGCTCGACGGTGACCGTCACCGTCGCCTGCACGGTAGACCTGCACGATCTCGCGCTCCTCCAACTTCCCGGAACGACGGTGCTCCAGGCCCGCTTCACCGCCCCGGTCGACGTCTACCGCGGCAGAACGGCTCGCGGCACATCGGAAACATCTCCCCACTCCGTACAGGAGAGCCCGTGA
- a CDS encoding TadE/TadG family type IV pilus assembly protein has translation MNPDGPVSRLRDLADDRGQITVFVVVITALVVLFAGLAVDGGLALTAKIRALGEAQEAARAGAQAIDLSAYRANGTVRLEPDQARALARRYLAAVGDTGTVTATEQMVTVAVTVRQPTQLLQAAGIEELAVTSSGTARPRHGVTTPEP, from the coding sequence GTGAACCCCGATGGCCCCGTCTCCCGGCTACGTGACCTGGCCGATGACCGGGGACAGATCACGGTGTTCGTCGTCGTCATCACGGCACTCGTCGTGCTCTTCGCCGGTCTGGCCGTCGACGGCGGCTTGGCGCTCACTGCGAAGATCCGCGCTCTGGGCGAAGCGCAGGAAGCCGCCCGCGCGGGTGCTCAGGCAATCGATCTGAGCGCCTACCGGGCCAACGGCACAGTACGACTCGAACCTGATCAGGCCCGTGCGTTGGCCCGCCGCTACCTCGCCGCCGTTGGTGACACAGGCACCGTGACGGCCACTGAGCAGATGGTGACCGTCGCCGTCACCGTGCGACAACCCACACAACTGCTCCAAGCGGCTGGCATCGAAGAACTGGCCGTCACCAGCTCCGGCACCGCCCGACCCCGCCACGGCGTCACCACCCCCGAACCCTAA
- a CDS encoding transcriptional regulator: MVLAVGIPWGLVCFAGWPLPDHLPTRTEIQDLLLTPLNDSLLLNILACLLWPTWAVFVLDVARTTVDSVRTAAWPEIRPAGLVHTLATALVGTILLALATSRATPQSIPTYATTVVDRTATATSPTVPTQPVSSEAAENQRAAPGRAVVRPPHDGVYDSLWRIAERELGDGRLWPRIYALNEGRTQPDGRALTTPGLIRPGWILHLPDTPRHSRPGHDDQPIPGSPELPPAPHPTAPEPPSTQPAPSTPQGSSHVPDDRAHHTGPGTGISLPTGAFVSLGLAALISAAWWSVRWRRRMHYRPGSGEREDLTVAPVVRALRLANDQDHLSSVSDADTADVTSKASEDPTHRTAPIGRPALTALPRPERPIAVKDGRALVLDLARAQGLGLVGPGALDALRALIITLLAERHGPQPPPDILIPSHDVHLLVGENDNCQPRLSRLHIVDDLDTALDTLESELLTRARQDADTTTKTPNANELVLVATPVPHAQRRMQAILDNGSSLGLSGVLIGQWRPGATAHVRTDGTIAATSARWANALNARLFTLPPPDSQALLNLLSEAEADPSPRETPAITPPHNRDSPHDETTTASPEGNRPSSPKPPDRGTSSSESNPNPPSIDSADLLDTPPPPTSLPAPSSDASSTPDTHARQPPAATPAAPQNATETSDPSSGGPPRENPRDLVEGKPRHPRPARDITPADSALTINLLGNLQVIHHHGDHHQDITSALAPRQREVLAFLALQPNGARRETLTASLWPDAPADRPYNALHATLSQLRRALRTATQEALAEVIVRTDGPYTLDRDWVSVDLWELHDVLDATGPGHTNQHRLASVERLGDLYRGDLAEDLTAEWIEAPREALRRDVLDAFGALAHTIDDTDPEQALILLEHARTLDRYNETLYQDIARLQAHLGQRDAVARTLALLTSTLAELGERPSQETVSLCELLRRRVPSADYPRGRTNWGPPSTRR; encoded by the coding sequence ATGGTCCTTGCAGTCGGCATCCCCTGGGGCCTGGTGTGCTTCGCCGGCTGGCCGCTGCCGGACCACCTGCCCACCCGGACCGAGATCCAAGACCTCCTGCTCACACCGTTGAACGACTCGCTGCTGCTCAACATCCTGGCGTGCCTGCTCTGGCCCACATGGGCCGTCTTCGTCCTCGACGTCGCCCGCACCACCGTCGACAGCGTGCGCACCGCCGCGTGGCCCGAGATACGCCCGGCGGGCCTCGTGCACACTCTGGCCACCGCGCTCGTAGGAACGATTCTCCTGGCCCTGGCGACCAGCAGAGCCACCCCTCAGAGCATTCCCACCTACGCCACTACCGTGGTTGACCGCACCGCGACCGCCACCAGCCCGACAGTCCCCACACAACCAGTATCGAGCGAGGCAGCAGAGAACCAGCGAGCAGCGCCGGGCAGGGCCGTGGTACGCCCGCCACACGATGGCGTCTATGACAGCTTGTGGCGCATCGCGGAGCGGGAACTGGGCGATGGGCGCCTCTGGCCGAGGATCTATGCCCTCAACGAGGGCCGTACGCAGCCAGACGGCCGAGCCCTGACCACGCCAGGTCTCATCCGGCCCGGCTGGATCCTCCATCTTCCCGACACCCCCCGGCACTCTCGCCCCGGGCACGACGATCAACCCATTCCCGGCAGCCCGGAACTCCCTCCGGCCCCTCACCCCACCGCGCCGGAGCCCCCGAGCACCCAGCCCGCTCCTTCCACACCGCAAGGTTCCTCACACGTCCCCGACGACCGAGCGCACCACACCGGCCCCGGCACCGGCATCTCCTTGCCCACAGGGGCGTTCGTGAGCCTGGGCCTGGCTGCCTTGATCTCCGCCGCCTGGTGGTCGGTTCGGTGGCGCCGTCGAATGCACTATCGTCCCGGCAGCGGCGAGCGCGAGGACCTCACCGTCGCACCTGTCGTCCGCGCACTCCGCCTCGCCAACGACCAGGACCACCTCTCCTCCGTCTCCGACGCAGACACCGCCGACGTCACGTCCAAGGCGTCCGAGGACCCAACTCATCGAACGGCCCCGATCGGACGCCCTGCCCTGACGGCGCTGCCAAGGCCAGAACGGCCTATTGCGGTGAAAGACGGCCGAGCGCTTGTCCTGGACCTGGCCCGCGCTCAAGGCCTCGGCCTGGTCGGCCCCGGCGCACTCGACGCCCTCCGCGCTCTGATCATCACCCTGCTCGCCGAACGACATGGACCTCAGCCGCCCCCGGACATCCTCATCCCCTCCCACGACGTCCACCTCCTGGTCGGCGAGAACGACAACTGCCAGCCGCGACTCAGCCGACTGCACATCGTCGACGACCTGGACACCGCCCTGGACACACTCGAATCCGAACTCCTCACCCGGGCTCGCCAAGATGCCGACACGACGACGAAAACTCCGAACGCGAACGAACTCGTACTGGTCGCCACACCCGTCCCGCATGCCCAGAGACGGATGCAAGCCATCCTCGACAACGGATCAAGCCTCGGCCTGTCAGGTGTACTCATCGGACAGTGGCGCCCCGGAGCAACCGCTCACGTACGTACAGACGGCACTATCGCCGCCACCAGCGCACGATGGGCCAACGCCCTAAACGCAAGGCTGTTCACCCTCCCACCTCCCGACAGCCAAGCCCTTCTGAACTTGCTCAGCGAAGCCGAAGCAGACCCTTCGCCCCGCGAAACCCCTGCCATAACCCCACCGCACAACCGCGACTCACCCCACGACGAGACAACCACCGCCTCGCCAGAGGGCAACAGACCGTCGAGTCCGAAGCCACCCGACCGCGGCACCTCATCGTCGGAAAGCAACCCCAACCCACCGAGCATCGACAGCGCCGATCTCCTCGATACCCCGCCACCACCAACGTCATTGCCCGCACCCAGCAGCGACGCGTCCTCGACGCCCGACACACATGCTCGACAACCACCGGCCGCCACACCCGCAGCACCACAGAACGCCACCGAGACGAGCGACCCTTCAAGCGGAGGGCCGCCACGGGAGAACCCGCGAGACCTTGTCGAGGGGAAACCACGCCACCCCCGGCCTGCTCGTGACATCACACCGGCCGACAGCGCACTGACGATCAACCTCCTCGGCAATCTCCAAGTGATCCATCACCACGGTGACCACCACCAAGACATCACCAGCGCTCTCGCACCCCGCCAGCGCGAAGTCCTGGCCTTCCTCGCCCTCCAGCCCAACGGAGCACGTCGCGAGACACTCACCGCGTCGCTGTGGCCGGACGCCCCCGCTGACCGCCCGTACAACGCTCTCCACGCCACACTGAGCCAACTACGCCGCGCACTGCGCACCGCGACTCAAGAGGCACTGGCCGAGGTGATCGTCCGCACGGACGGTCCCTACACCCTTGATCGTGACTGGGTCAGCGTCGACCTGTGGGAGCTGCACGACGTTCTCGACGCCACCGGCCCTGGCCACACCAACCAGCACCGCCTGGCCTCGGTGGAGCGCCTCGGCGATCTCTACCGCGGCGACCTCGCCGAAGACCTGACCGCTGAATGGATCGAGGCCCCTCGCGAAGCCCTGCGCCGCGACGTACTCGACGCCTTCGGCGCCCTGGCTCACACCATCGACGACACCGACCCGGAGCAGGCCCTCATTCTCCTGGAACATGCCCGCACACTCGACCGCTACAACGAGACCCTGTACCAGGACATCGCCCGTCTTCAGGCACACCTCGGCCAGCGTGATGCTGTCGCACGCACACTTGCTCTACTCACCAGCACACTGGCTGAGCTGGGAGAAAGACCCAGCCAAGAAACAGTGTCACTGTGCGAGTTACTTCGCCGACGCGTTCCTTCTGCCGACTATCCCCGTGGTAGGACCAACTGGGGTCCACCGAGTACACGCCGGTGA
- a CDS encoding IS5 family transposase, translating to MSDRQPYKSALSDERWALIEPVIASWKARHPSVSGHQGAYEMREIVNALLYQSRTGCQWDYLPHDLPPVGAVKYYFYKWRDDGTDQTIHDLLRWQVRESRGARPTPAWWCSTPRACTGRRGARRHHRKRRGKKDPGRKRGLGVDVLGLVITVVVLAASAHDNAAGIALLDKVAADTGTVQKALVDQGFKTAVIDHGQKVGIDVEVVERNPATSGFVPQPKRWVVEQVNGITMLHRRLVRDYEHRPASAESRVYWAISDRMARMLTATSTPTWRGA from the coding sequence GTGAGCGATCGCCAGCCCTACAAGAGCGCCTTATCTGACGAGCGGTGGGCCCTGATCGAGCCCGTCATCGCCTCCTGGAAGGCCCGGCATCCCTCTGTCAGCGGCCACCAAGGCGCCTACGAGATGCGGGAGATCGTCAACGCCCTGCTCTACCAGTCCCGGACCGGCTGCCAGTGGGACTACCTCCCCCACGACCTGCCCCCGGTCGGAGCGGTGAAGTACTACTTCTACAAGTGGCGCGACGACGGCACCGACCAGACCATCCACGACCTGCTGCGCTGGCAGGTCCGCGAGAGCCGGGGCGCAAGGCCGACCCCAGCCTGGTGGTGCTCGACACCCAGAGCCTGCACCGGCCGCCGGGGTGCCCGCCGACACCACCGGAAGCGACGCGGCAAAAAAGACCCAGGCCGCAAGCGCGGCCTGGGAGTTGATGTTCTCGGTCTGGTGATCACGGTGGTGGTGCTGGCCGCGTCCGCGCACGACAACGCCGCCGGCATCGCCTTGCTGGACAAGGTCGCCGCCGACACCGGCACGGTGCAGAAGGCCCTGGTGGACCAGGGGTTCAAGACCGCCGTCATCGACCACGGGCAGAAGGTGGGCATCGACGTCGAAGTCGTCGAGCGCAACCCGGCAACCAGCGGGTTCGTCCCGCAGCCCAAGAGGTGGGTGGTGGAACAGGTGAACGGGATCACGATGCTGCACCGCAGGCTGGTACGGGACTACGAGCACCGGCCCGCCTCCGCCGAGTCGAGGGTGTACTGGGCCATAAGCGACCGGATGGCCCGGATGCTGACCGCGACCTCCACTCCCACCTGGCGCGGCGCATGA
- a CDS encoding winged helix-turn-helix transcriptional regulator, translating into MSRSEHRRRPEANSAEVTSSTGEEPRDHIFTLNLRHALHILNGEWIPDVLVALADGPKQYTGLLGIIREKTREDGWSETRHLYLQESVLNRTLRRLEREELVERHREPTFPYRARYQLTSAANELLTALTPLTEWPKHHADLVSRAQQAGHREQ; encoded by the coding sequence ATGTCCCGCAGCGAGCACCGCCGACGCCCAGAAGCGAATAGCGCAGAGGTCACCTCAAGCACGGGCGAGGAGCCCAGAGACCATATCTTCACTTTGAACCTGCGCCACGCTCTCCATATTCTCAACGGAGAATGGATACCCGACGTCCTTGTGGCACTTGCAGATGGCCCCAAACAGTACACCGGATTACTGGGCATCATCCGAGAAAAGACCCGCGAAGATGGCTGGTCGGAGACTCGGCACCTCTATCTCCAAGAAAGTGTGTTGAACCGGACCCTAAGGCGCCTGGAGCGGGAAGAGCTCGTGGAGCGTCACCGCGAGCCCACATTTCCCTACCGTGCCCGCTACCAATTGACGTCGGCTGCCAACGAGCTGCTGACAGCTCTCACGCCGCTGACGGAGTGGCCCAAACATCATGCGGATCTTGTGAGTCGCGCCCAGCAAGCCGGGCACAGGGAACAGTAG